GtagtggttgttgaagaggatgttgtcgtccttgtcgtcttggCCAAGCAAGAACCGAGGGTTGTAAAAGGTAGTTCCAGTCAACTGATCAAGAACTTCCTGGCCAGCTGGCAGTCCATCCACCAGCCATTCCAAACTGTAGCCTTGTTCGATGCGACtcttgacaaagttgatTGATTTCTCAGGATAAGTCACTTCGCAAAGGGGTTTGCAGGTCTCATTCTTGCCCATGATAAGCTCAAATGGAGAAGTCATGATGCGATCTCCGAAGAGAATACTACCCAGGCTTTCCGAAACATCCTCAGGACCATCTTTGGGTTGACAGAATTGGAACGCAGGATGGTAGTAGTCGTAGGAGACAACGGCGTGAAGTCGAGGGTCTTGCGATCGGTCGACTggcttgatgctgttgacGTAAAGCGGAACTTTGTCTCCCTCTTTGTAGGTAGCTGGGGCGACACCGGGCAGATAGAAGGCTGAAGTTAACTGTGGTATGGCGAGTAGCGATGTTAAAAGCGCCTTTGAAGGCGCAAACCCTCCGAAATGCATCCTGGAGAGTTTATCATGCACAGGCTTGCGAGCGTTGAATAAGGAGTGTTGCGAAAAGAGGCACCGAAACTATCGTATCAAGCTCCAAGCTGACGACGACTTGCGCGACCCGCAATTTGGAGATAACGAGAGGCTGTAATTGGGATATGAGCAAGATTCCCGATTCTGGCACTGGCGCTTGTCAgttcttctctctttttgttcGCCAAAGATATAAAAGACTGTATGCTTAATCAAGCCAGCAATATAGCTGCGGAAGTGAGACGTACAGGGAGCTTCATTGTACCTGCTGTAATCTGGCCAAGTTCCAGGGAACTATTGGCTTAGTCAGGGGAGCGAGCCACCCGACTATTCATCAAAGCAGGGGGTCTGTGGCGCTCGAAGTTTGCGCCGCACCAACGTGGAACCAAGTCGAGAAAGCCCCGCTAAAAAGTTGGTGCTCCAAACTTTTTGACGAGACATCTTTTCTTGACTGTCTAGAGATTTACCATCTCAGGCAACCAAATCACCATGGCAGCCCCTACAACATTACCGGCGCTTCTGACGTCTCTGACACAGTCGCTTTCTTCGGCGCTTGATGTTACACCCAAGCTCGCATCCATCGAACACCAGAAAGACGGTATTTCTCTTCTCGATGTTAAGAACGAGCTCCTTCTTTCATACCTACAAAACctggtcttcttgatcctACTCAAGTTGCGCAACTCAAAAACGAACTCGGAAAATGCCGACGATAGCGACTCCGAACTCGACGAATCTGTTAGATCAAAGTTGATAGAGCTCCGGCTCTATCTTGAGAGGGGAGCAAGACCtttggaagagaaactgCGCTTCTCCATTGACCGATTCCTCCGAACAGCAGACGATGCGGAGCGTGAGAGACAGGCAAAGGAGGCCAGGGCTGCGGCAGGATCGGATtctgaggaggaagaggaagattcagaggaagaggcagacGCTGAGAAACTGTCTCATAAGCCTGGCAACTTTGGCGCCATGGCCGACGATGTCACTGCCCGCCGTGCAGAGCGCAATGGAGGAGCTGCAGGTGTCTATCAACCTCCCAAGAGAGAGCGCCAAACAATGGAAGCGCCCCAGCGGCCACAGAAGTTCGACCGCCGTGCTGCCAAGTCACACACCATGGAAGAGTTCGTGGCTTCAGAGTTGTCCGCTGCTCCCTTGGCCGAGCCCAGTATTGGTACCACAATTGTACAGGGTGGCCGCAAGATGAAGACCGACTCACAACGAAAGGAGGAGGCCGAGCGCCGCGAATACGAAGAAATGAACTTTACACGTCTTCCCaaggagagcaagaaggAGCGCGCCCAGAAGGCGAAGCAGGCTGGCCGCAGCAGCCGTATGCAATTCGGTGGCGAGGACTGGCACAATCTCGGAGAGGGTGTCGACCGTATCGACCGTCTtaccaaggccaagaagtcTGGTGGAAATGTTCGTGCGCTGCTGGACAAGAGCCGAAAGCGTGGAATCGATACAACAGATGGACCTCGTGGAAGCGGTATGGCGGGTGGTATGGGAGACAGGTTCAACAAGAAAGTCAAGGTCATGGAGGGCGGACGACGAGACCGTGGCAAGAACCGATAAAAAGACCGATCTTGAAAGATGTGTGTTTTCGTTGAGGGCTTTGGCAGATAATAAGAGCATTGTGTCTAGCATTTTACGGCTCTGTGGTGGCATAAAAGAATCAGTATCAAGAATATTTCGTATTTTCTGTCCAAGAAAAATCAATCAGTTTTAAAATATTCGTAAATCATTGGATTATCAATACTTTAATGACGCAagaagcttcatctttgcccATTATTGAAGCAATACTGAGGCAGTCTGAACGTTTGTATGACATGGATTTTGACCCTTGAACTGTTGATAAGATAAAGGTCTAAACTTTGGCGGGGGACGAATATGGAAATTTCTCTATCAACGATCGCCCCTCCCAGCTTCAGACGCTTCAACATTTAACGTAAAACCTGCTTTATTTCAAATAACGTTGTCGCAACGATTCTAAAGCTTCCTTGACTAGCTGCTGGCTTTACTACAGTATTAGCATCCAACTTTGGGTATAGACACTGCTGCTTTCTGCCGTACAGAGACATTGTCGCAAAGCAACCTTGCCAACCGACTCGTACTTCCAGGTCGAGAGATCGACCACCACGAGACACCACACGTCTGTGCTTGCAAGCCTATATCCTGACGAGCACCTTGAATCCATCAGAACTGAAAAGAGGATGTCTTCAGTAACGGATACACCAACTCCTACCGCCTCAATGGATGTCGATCAGATGGACGTCGATGCTACCGTCAAGCCTTCCACAACCAATAATGCGACGATGAtagacgacgacgatgacgatcCTGTGACTGCAACTTATAATGTCTTTATCAACCCTTCATTGCCGCTAGGCAGACGTCTTCTCGTTCTCCAGCACCCGAACCGCACCGATGAGGCTACCCGGCCGCCTCCCACCGAGCTGCGCGTCAAGGCCCAGGCCGGCATGGTCGAAGTTGACGTTCCCCTCGACAATACCGTAGCATACGATCGTGAGAAGGGGCTGAAGTGGGGTAAGACCCTGAACGCCTCTATGGCTACCAAGAACGGCGGCAGTCACGGTCTAGCTGGTGGTTTTGGCTTCGGCACTGTTCAAGCTCGAGGTGGGAGGAAGAAGgtggacgaggaggatgaggttATGGACTGGACAGAGGCTGTTAGGCAGGACAAGGTGCTTCGTACACAGACACTGGGTGGGCAGTATCCCGAGTACAAGGAAGTTCAACATatggttggtgttttccAAGGCAGTAAGTCACAGCAGCTATTTCCGACCAATACGACTTCTAACCTGGAATGCAGAGGATCTACATCTTACGCCTGTATCATCGCTTGTTCACCTGCGacctcaacttcatcatATCGACGCAACTGTCCAGCAAGAACGACAGGCCGCAGCCACTAAAGACTCAGCTCCTACCACAGCAGGCGGCACTGCTCGTGCCATTCACATGACCGTCAAAGCcactggtgatggtgaaaCCGTGACTACAGAAACAATGGCCGACCGTCTACGCTCAGTGCAGACAGAGCACTGGCGCACAATGCATTACACAGATGAGAACGAGGAGGCCGCGTGGGAAGTTTATAACGAAAGCCTCTTCCTACGTCCTACTCAAGAAGACGGGGCGGAGGaaaaggctgatgatgcCGACAAGAAAGAACAGGCACTCGAGGAATCGGTACCCAAATTCGCCCGCCGATGGAACGATGATGATCTTCTTTATGCGGTCAGTGGAATTAAGAGACCAAAGACGCCCGAGCCTGTTGTTAAGGAGGAGCCCAAGTCAGCTCCCCCCAAGCAGCTACAGCAGCCGGCACCTGAGTCGGAAGAGGCACGCAAACCTAAGCTCCGTCCTCGTGGTGGAGCTGCAGGAGGCGTTGCTCGACGAGGAGGTAAACCCAGGGCTGCCACTTCAAAGACAGTCAACATTGGCGAATAAGAAGTTAGCCGCCATAATTGAAAGGGGGATTCGGGAAACTTTGCATAGGAAGGCGTATTAGGATCCATATCATACATAGACGGGAATGCAAATGGTACCACGGTACAGAAAAGCTGATTGCTTCAAAAAAACGCGTAAATTTTCAAGTACGATGTAAACTAATTCCTCGACGGACAAGAGTCCTCCCAAACTCTCCCCATGAGTAATAATGACCCGACATTGTCGGTATACACGAACGCTGTGAGCGCTCGCCATGTCGCTGTGAAGAATTTTGTACACCCAGTATGTCTTGCTGCCGATATTCTTTCGCCAGCATGTAAAGCCTGTTCGTTATGTACCATCCTGCTATCCCGGTTCTCTCGATGTTCATTCCTATATGCCAGCCCAGAAAAAAAGCCCAAGAATAACCGACACAAGCATATGTGCTTATGTAACATGTGTTTACTGAAGAAGTTCGACATCCAAGCCGATAGATCGCATGAATAGGTTGACACTGTTCAAGCGCTCAGCTCCCATGACAGGAGGCAGAGTCTTTGAAACAGTAACAGTGTCAAGCACACGGTCTTTGACGGCAAGGACCAAACGAGTTTGTTGATCGTGAGTGGCGCTTACACCCATGGCTGCAAGAAGCTGCCATACGTACACATCCTCTCCGGTGTTGACACTACCTGGGAAGATGTATGGAAGCGAAGGCTCGAGCCTGGTAAACAAAATTTCAAAGGTTCGGTCCCTATCACATGTTAGTAATGATAATATTTTGGAGTTGCAGATTGGCGTACCAGTTGTCCCATTGCTCAGGGGTGCCGGCTCCTGTTTGCTTGAGGAGTACAGCACGGCTAAGGATAAGCGTGAGCATGGAAACACCGATTCTTGATCTAGCAATGAGATCGACGTTGAGCTTTGTAGCAATAAGATTCAGGACACCGTCAACAATGTCCAAGCCAGTATCGTTGAAGTATTGCATGAGTGACGGCATGACAGTAGAAATGAAAAGCTCAATCTTCTCTCGCATCCTGGCATTAATTGTTGTCACCTCTCCTGGTGTAATGGCAGCACCCTGAACAACATCCAATTGGTCGAGGTGGTAAATGATCATCGTCAAAATGGTGGTTCGTTGTTCAAAAGAAAGATGGGGGAAAAGACGAGGGATAGCCTTCTCACCCTTGGCGCATGAGAGGAAAGCGATGAATGGGTGAggaacaacaacaccgatCTGCTCATGAACCTTGAGTTCTTCCCAGAGCTTGGCATTGTAGGACTCCAAAATAATAGCCCACTCCTTGTGCTTgttctcgagctcctcatCGGGGCTGGTCATCGGAGGTGGGATGAGTCTGACATGGTCTTCAATTTGCATAAGAGTCTGGTAAACCTTCTCAACGTTTCGCAAAATAGTCTTTCGGTCCAGGCTAGATCCCTTCTTGCCGTTGTTTGGTCGCTGGTGCTCGCTCTCGGTGCGCTTGATACTAAGCAGGGGCTTTGGTGTCTTGGCGTTACTGAAAGAAATCTTTCCCAGACTACCAGCAATGACAAGCTGAGGGTTCTTAGGCTTATTCTTGGCGGCCTCCACAGCTCGCTGCACCTGCTGCTCCATTCGTTGGAAGTGGTTCTCGGCAGGTCGACCGTGGCGTCGCATACCACCCTGGCGGCTACCAGTCTGGTACAGGTAGGTTTGGGCAAAGTTGCTCAAGGGCTGACTAGGGTTCTGGCGCTGACCAGCTCGGATATGACTGAAGACTTGGTAGTAGAAATCCTCGGCAATTGAGGCATCAGATCCCTCTACAGGGTTACCAGTAGCAGAAACGAGCTGTTGGAGCTGAATTCGGGTGAtgaagttcttgtcttggggTGTCATCAAACCGTTATCCTTGGACAGAAGCCAAATCTTGTGGTTACGCTTAGCCCTCTTGGTCTCCTGATCGAGGAAAGcagccttctcttcttcagacATTTGCTGCATCTGAGGATGAGCCTGCAACTGGGCAGCGCTAGGAACAGCACCGTGGGACTGTTTAGCACCCTGGCCCTGCTGATGTGGTGCATGTGCATCCGAGCCAGTGCGGGTGGGGTTCTGTAGAATCTGTGTTGGGTTGGCAtggggttgttggtgatgctgtACAGGAGTTCCTTGAAGTCCAGGGGCTGGCGGCGTGGACTTTGACTGCGTACTTTGAGGTCTCTGCAGAATGGCCACGGGATGGCCGTGTCCATGGGCTTGAGGAGGTTGGTGCTGATGACCAGCGAAGCCgggaggaggctgctggtagGAGAGATCTGCGGCATGAGGCTGAGGAGTATGTTGCATGGGCTGAGATCGCATGGCAGCCTCGACCTCCTCCAAGCTCATGACCTTTCGGCTAGCACCATGTTGAACAGGCTGGGCTGCAGGAACAGGGGCGGGCGATGCTTGCTGCGCAGGCTTGGAAGGACCAATACCCCAGATACTGCGGTCAACGTGCAGGTCGGGAAGCGGTTCGGGTTCGCGGTATTTCTCATAACCAGATCGCAcaggctgttgttggaagggttgctgttgataagGTTGGCCAGAGTAGTATGATTGGTAGTCAGTGGGCGCATATTGGTCAACTGGAGGAGGTGCCTGAGCTAGTTTGGCGGTTGGTTTCTGTCGATGGAAGCGGACGTGCTCCTCCTCTATCGcatcagcaaccttggcagTTTGACCAAAGAAATCAAAGTCGTTGCCAGCATTGCGGGAAACTGCTGGGCCACTGTCTCCAAAGGTATCGTCATTGAAAGCGTCGCCGGTCTCTTCGAGCTgatcaccaagaccatcatACGTCTCCTCAAAGTCTAGAGCAtcatcgtctccatcttTGCCTGACAGCCCAGCAAATGGGTCGTGGGCTTGGGAGAAGCCTGGCGCAGCCGTGTTATGGCGCGCGTTATCAAAACCGAAAAAGGACATCTTGAAAGAATTTGGGCAGGTGGACGTCAATTGTACTATGAAAGAAATTAGTACAGACGCCAGTTCAGCTGCTGTCGCTTTGAGTTCCGTGCCCCGCTCGAGGTTTCGTCAGGAAACGCCCCATAGACTTGCTAAGCCCAATTCCTCAGGTTTTGGCCACTTTTTGTCAATGGAATGGTGTCCGAATTTCTGCAATGCTCGAATTCTCTGCTTCTCACTAGATTCTGCTTATTGATCGAATATCGTGAAACACATTATTCTTGTCGGCGCCGAGTTGCTGCAGTTTGTATTACCATGGGTGGTACATACAAGACCAGAACCAGCAATCTTCCCCGAAGTCATTGTTGTAAGGTTTCTTCGTTGATAGAAGCTTAATCGTCGAGGGATTTTGACTTTGAATCGAAGGGCGTCGAGAAGTGTCTCGGGCACATATAGCAAGGGTGCCCGGGGCAGAGCAGGCAGGGCCGGAAGCATCAGGCGAGAAGGTCACTCACCACTAAGAGAAAGAGATATGTTCAGGATCGTTCAGAGCGCACAAATCTATCATGATGTCTTCCAGTAGATTGGGTTCAAAAAGGTTGCGTCGTAGCCAGGCATGCAAAGGGAGCACTGTTGTGGCTGTAGCAGAGGCTTGGAAGAATCTCGAAGCTCTATTGGGAAGATTTTTGGTCGTAAACTGAAGAAGGCCAGCTGGAAGAGCGCGCTGCGTTACTGTTGCGCGGCGAAGCTCTGAAGCCAACGATGATGCGACGAAGTGCCAACGTTGTTCTCCAAGCCCGCTTCCCCACTGTGAGTCGAAGTGGTGCAAACACACACGTGCACTGTCACGTGCAGCGCATGTTGAAGCATTTGTTAATTGCTTCAATGACGTCTGATTGTTGGGTTATTGCAGTGCATTGTTTACTTGATTGGATTGTTTGTTAATGCACCTTGTTGTGTTTTTTGAAATATCAATTGTCACAATACCCAACAATGCAAACGAACAAACATATCGCTACGTACCTACCGGTTGAAATGGCGGAACTACGAGTTAATTCCAGCAATGCAACGTTTGAGTATATCATCAATGCCTAGTAGCAAGTCTCGATTTTCTTTGATCGGGCGGACTTGTGGTACAAGACTACTTCTCAGGTCTTTGTCATTGACCCGGTTAGTAACATGATATACGACTGCCTTACAACTACACCTCTCTGGAGGCAATCTTGAACATACCTAGGTACAACTCTTTGGCAAATTTAGTAGATATTCCAGCAAGAAGCAGTCAGGACTATTTTGTATTAGAGGTCGACAACTCGAATTATTTGAAGATCGGCAAGTCTTGTCGTTCTATTCCGGGTTCCAATATCATCTATGGCAGGGGAGTTCACTAATACAATGTAACACATATTCATGTATCTGATCTTTGCCATGGACTCTCGGCATTGTTTCAATTGACTTAGTAGGTAACAATAACGACTGGACAGATGAACTGGCGATTCGAGAACAGGCCTGCGAGACCTTCAATCGGCCTTTTGCCGAAGGCATGGATACTCAAGTCGGAGGcaaaagatggaagaagctcatccaACATTTCCCCCAGTGTTTTCATCAGACAATGAAAGGGCACACAGCAAGGCAATACCTACTGCGGGAGGGAGGgttgtactctgtagtggGGAGAAAGCTGCAATAATTGTTACAGGCTGGTTGCGGCGTTCCTTGACACAAGGTTATTAAAACCTGCCAACCCAAAACAAACCCAGAAAACAAAAAGGGGCAcatccaactcatcaacaaatACGAGAACAACTGGTGATGCATTCAACCTGCAGCACTTGCCCACATCGGGCACGGATTTTCTACATGGCCAatcttcgactttgaggCTTGAAGTTTCGACAGATCTTTCATTCCAAACAATCCGAAAGACCTATGGCGTATCTCGAAACCATAGATGCTGGCTGTCCAACTATACGATCCAAGAAAACGGCACAGGAAGACATGTTCCAAGATGGGGGACCCTTGTCCCTGTCCACGATCAATCCTGCTGTCGTAATCCTCACAACCAACCCACCTTTCTTCAAATGCTGGCGTGAAAATAAGCCAAAGGTTTACCATGGAATCCGTTAGACTCAGTCCAAAGCGTCTGGACTCAATAATGGATTCTAAGATGGAAGCCATTCATTACTTGTTGAGCTGCGCTAGCAAACTTACCCCCTGAACGTCAGGCTAAAATTCTACAAGGCGTCTTTCAGCTGATGAGAATTGTTTCCAGAGAGCAGGTACTTTAATCTTGGACGTAAACGGTATAGTCAATCAGGTACTATTCGTTTAGCCCCTGTAAAGAGATGCCTGGAATCCTTGATCAGTGAAATTCTTATCGCTTTCTGGTCTTGCGGTACCTGATTGACGGGTGCGACGATCCCGTTGCAGGGCGTTCCCCAGAACACGCTGTTCATCTCACATTCCAATACGTAGCCTGCGTCCCTGTCCGGTTCTAGCAACCTGCTTTGCGCCTCTGAATGCAATTGATTGTTCTTGTTATTACATTGATGGCATCTCTTCTGACGAGCCTATACATGGTCCCTCGTAACTCTCCTTTTTCATTCACAGTGCACTGTCGTCTTTAATTTACAGCATTCATATTGGGCGAGACTGTCTGTGGTTCATCCTTAAGGGATCTTTTTTTAGTTCAGCCCATCTGCCTTAACTGGCTCCCTTGTAGTGGAGGTGTACTTTTTCCCCGTGCGCAACAGAAACGTCGACTTTGgaacatccatcttctttttcttctcttcaaaccTCCCACTTCATTTCAACTCTTCTTTTATCTGGCGATTTTGTGTCGTCAAGTCTTttttcatcatggcagcCGGTCATACGCGCTATGTGCGCTATATTGCGCTTGCGCTCTTCGTATGTTGACTCTCTCGCAAGGCTCATGGCAGCTGACGTTGCCACCTGCTAACTCGACTCCTTTTAAGACCCTTACTATGTtctacttcttctccaaTTCCAAGATCGATACCATCCCCGTCCGTGGTAGTGTCAACAGCTTCCCAGGCGGTCCTGGAAGTTCTAGCAACCAACAAGCCCCCGGCACAGTTCCTAAGACCAACGATGCTGGCAACAATGTCAACTTCCCCGGCCAGGGAGCAcctgctgctgaagaaggtGATACTGCTCTCACCAAGGACGAAACCCCCGCCCAGAAGCCTGCTGGTGAGGCAGCTTCTGGTGGTGATGTCCCTGCCTCTGAAGCTCCCAAGGTCCCTGCCGAGGCTCCCGTCTCAAGCGAGCTCGCCGAGGCTCCTTTGGCTATGTCCCCCAACGACCCTGGCTGGAGCAACCTCCAGGGCACCGCTCCCGGTCCCCGTATGAACGCTACATTTGTCACTCTTGCTCGTAACCAAGATGTTTGGGAAATTGCCGAGTCAATCCGCCAGGTCGAGGATCGTTTCAACCGCCGATACAACTATGATTGGGTTttcctcaacgacaagcctTTCGACGAGCAGTTCAAGAAGGTCACCACTTCTCTCTGCTCTGGCAAGACTCACTACGGATTAATCCCTGAGGAGCACTGGTCTTTCCCTGANNNNNNNNNNNNNNNNNNNNNNNNNNNNNNNNNNNNNNNNNNNNNNNNNNNNNNNNNNNNNNNNNNNNNNNNNNNNNNNNNNNNNNNNNNNNNNNNNNNNATCCCTTCCGCGTTATGCACGAGATCACAAGAAGTACAGTTTCGTTCTTTCCCTCTACGAGTACATCGACACCATCCCCACTCTCTGGGCCAGCACCAAGAAGTTCATCCAGAACCACCCCGAGCACATCTCTGAGGGCAACTCCATGCGCTTCCTCAGTGACGATGGCGGTGAGAACTACAACAAGTGCCATTTCGTAAGTTTGAACTTGAATATTTTATCATGCAATACTAACTGTTTCCAGTGGTCCAACTTTGAAGTTGGTAGTTTGTCCTGGCTTCGCAGCAAGCCTTACCTCGATTTCTTCGAGtctctcgacaaggatggtgGTTTCTTTTACGAGCGATGGGGTGATGCACCTGTCCACTCCATTGCTGCCGgtcttctcctcaagaaggaaCAGATTCACTTCTTTGAGGACATTGCCTATTACCACGTTCCTTTCACTCACTGCCCTACTGATGAGCAGCGACGAATGGATCTTCGTTGCCACTGCAACCCCGATAACAACTTTGACTGGAAGGGTTACTCTTGTAAGTATTCTTCAAGCTTCCTTGCAAGCTATAAACTAACACCGCTCCAGGCACTTCTCGATTCTTTGACCTTAACGGCATGGAGAAGCCCAAGGGTTTTGAAAAGCAGCAGTAGACAAAATATCATTAAAGAATGAGTGGGAAGGATTGTACGTTATCATACAGGTTGTTATGCTCGGTAGATTGTCTCCATTATTTCTAGGCTGCAAGCAATGGGTGTGCATCGGGAGAGGTTCATATGAACCAATATTAGGCGTCTGGGTTTGAAGTACGTTGGACAACTTTCACCGCAGAAGTGAGTATGAATGAAGAATTGTTTCGGATCGTcgcctttctttttttttttaaaaaaaaaatgcTTGAAATAGTGTACAATATCAATACATGGTGTCAGCCTGGTCTATATCATCGACACGGTTCTAATCCCGTTGCTTTACCATCGATCGTTTAACCAAAGTCGCGCATCTAGTTCATTATTTAAGGATTCGCTTAACCAACAgtagccttcttgggcttcttggtgcCGTACTTGCTGCGACTCGTCGTTCGGCTCGCAACACCACCCTGAAAATGTCAGCACATAGTCACAAAAAAGGTCCGTACCAGTACGAAAGTACGTGGCGAAAGGGAAGCATACCAAATCCAGAGCGCCTCGAACAAGATGGTATCTCACACCAGGACAATCTTGCGCACGACCACCTCTAACAAGAACAACACTATGTTGCTGGATATTGTGTCCTTCACCAGGGATATACGCCGTAACAACAGCTCCGGTGGAGAGCTTCACACGCGCAGTCTTTCGTTCACCGGAgttgggcttcttgggtcGAACGACACCGACTCGAAGGCATACACCCTTGAGAGCTGGGCAGTGTGTGTTGGATAGAGCAGGAGAAACAGCGTGACGAGCGCGCTTTCCCTTTCGAATTCCACGCAGGACCTGGTTCAGAGTCGCGGGGCGAGCGGTCGTAGGAGCAAAAGCGCGGGGTGTTGTGGTGGTGAATGTTCGGAGGGACGGTTGTAGAAGACGGCtgggtggtgttgagatggcCGTAGCGAGGGGACGCCGGATCGCCGGGGAGAAGAATTGGCGGAGGATAGAGCCGACCATGTTGGGCGAGATTTATGTGACCCGATTGAACTGAGTTGTCCTGGAGAGCGATTGATTTGATCCCGTAATCGGCCTCTCTATCCTGAACCTTGACCTCAGCCAACGCCGATATCAAAATCTCAGCCTGTCGATGTGCTCACGTGACTCATCGATAGCTCTCGGAGGTCAAGATTATCCGAGTCTCGTCTACGGATAGATCCAAGCTACTGGGTACCAGAAAAGTTGAcatcccaagtcttaggttacaaaaataaatagcctaaagaacatggtctaagtagcataagctgatctactaatttcgtctcttatgcttctagcggccaattttcctgataccctgaggccaaGTTCATCACATGCTGGCATTTAAAGGACCCGCATCAAACCCCGGCTTTCTTACTTCAATGACCCGCATGTCTTTGACGTCAGCGGTTAATCGCCGGCGCATCTCTTACACTCCCCGCATCCCGCACTTTGAACCCCAAAACTGACAAGCCAGGTTACAGTTGTAGAACCGAACACATCCTCGACCTCGGTGGTTATCCTCGGCTGGTCGAGGCCGAACAATGAGATTCTTCAACCGCTTCAGCCGTATAAGATAGGCGCGGGTACGCTCCTGGGGAGGAAAGGATGATCTGTATATACCGAGGTTGCTATAATTGACATATTGAATCTTTGATatctttcgcttcttcatctacaTCCTTTATATCACATATCACTCTaccaagcttgtcttgttccaTGATCGTCTGGCTTGTGATCGTCTCTTAGATACCCGCCTCACACCTCGCTTCAGCTTAGCCAACTTTTCTCCTCCTACAATCGCACTTACCACTCACCGTTGCTCCTAAACTCCCCTTTCTAACATCACAAACCTGACAATGTCGTCGTTTACTCGAGTCGTGCGCCCTGCGCTCAGAGGTGGACGAAGTCTAACACAGCGCATTGCCCCGCCAGCCACTACTCCTCGTTCCATGACGAGAACAAACCTGTAAGCAATACCTGAACTAGCTGTACTAAAGCACTCGCTAACTCTTTGTCTCAGTAACACTGCTCGTCTTCTCTCTACAACGCAATGCCGCCGCAACGAGCATATCGACATCTCCGAGATCCCTCCTACACCCATCACCCATCTTTCTGAGCTCGAGACAGCTATGGTCGATACCGTCTCCAAGTTCGCCACAGATGTGATTCTTCCTCGCGCGCGTGACATGGACGAGGCAGAGGAAATGGACCCAGCTGTTGTCGAGCAGCTATTTGAGCAGGGCCTCATGGGTATCGAGATCCCTGAGGAGTACGGAGGCGCTGGCATGAACTTCACCGCTGCCATTATTGGCATTGAGGAGCTTGCGCGCGCAGACCCTTCTGTCTcagtgttggttgatgtgcACAACACCCTCTGCAACACAGCTATTATCAAGCACGGTTCCActgctatcaagaagaagtggcTCCCGCGCCTTGCGACAAACACTGTCGCTTCTTTCTGTCTTTCTGAGCCCG
This is a stretch of genomic DNA from Fusarium graminearum PH-1 chromosome 4, whole genome shotgun sequence. It encodes these proteins:
- a CDS encoding alpha-1,2 mannosyltransferase KTR1, coding for MRFLSDDGGENYNKCHFWSNFEVGSLSWLRSKPYLDFFESLDKDGGFFYERWGDAPVHSIAAGLLLKKEQIHFFEDIAYYHVPFTHCPTDEQRRMDLRCHCNPDNNFDWKGYSCTSRFFDLNGMEKPKGFEKQQ
- a CDS encoding 30S ribosomal protein S12; amino-acid sequence: MVGSILRQFFSPAIRRPLATAISTPPSRLLQPSLRTFTTTTPRAFAPTTARPATLNQVLRGIRKGKRARHAVSPALSNTHCPALKGVCLRVGVVRPKKPNSGERKTARVKLSTGAVVTAYIPGEGHNIQQHSVVLVRGGRAQDCPGVRYHLVRGALDLGGVASRTTSRSKYGTKKPKKATVG